From a single Maylandia zebra isolate NMK-2024a linkage group LG3, Mzebra_GT3a, whole genome shotgun sequence genomic region:
- the sec24d gene encoding protein transport protein Sec24D, producing the protein MSQQGYVAAPPYSQAQPGMGAYQGGFGSGPTQPLYGHYGGPPQAFSAPPAGMMKSSVAPAASMPLPAGSSQYNPNVQQNGSHPQSYPAPPAVSAPYGQPPHSLYNSMASPGPPPTQQLTNQMSSMNLGRHVQGLQSPPPPASSVVQQPFQTPPPSTMAPPQMPPGLQSPHMSPLMSPPQSPPESMPMASQSMAGTSMAGMGRPFPGPPPPGPGGFQQPGLGSAGQPGYPQQAGQFGGYMAGPQQNMPGAFPGAQSAMAGPPQKKLDPDSIPSITHVIEDDQVKQGGQVFTTNIRGQVPPLVTTDFTVTDQGNASPRFIRCTTYSLPCTADLAKQCQVPLAAIIKPFASLPKNETPLYVVNHGDTGPVRCNRCKAYMCPYMQFIDGGRRYQCGFCNCVNEVPVFYFQHLDHMGRRVDFYERPELSLGSYEFVATLDYCKNNKPPNPPAYIFMIDVSYNNIKSGLVKLICDELKTLLEKLPREEGMETSAIKVGFVTYNKVLHFYNVKSALAQPQMMVVSDTAEMFVPLLDGFLVNYQDSRAVIYNLLDQIPDMFADTAESETVFAPVIQAGVEAFKAAECSGKLFIFQSSMPTAEAPGKLKNRDDKKLVNTDKEKTLFQPQKGVYEQLSKDCVASGCCVDLFLFPSQYTDIATMADVPSHTGGSVYKYSNFQIETDGEHFLRDLRKDVQKSIGFDAIMRVRTSTGFRATDFFGGIYMNNTTDVEMAAVDCDNGVTVEFKHDDTLSEETGALMQCALLYTTIGGQRRLRIHNLSLNCSSQLSELYKSCETDSLINFFAKSAYRAILNQPLKNVREILVNQTAHMLACYRKNCASPSAASQLILPDAMKVFPVYMNSLMKTAPLVGSTELSTDDRAHQRLSVMAMGVEDTQLLLYPRLIPLHNIDVNSEKPATPVRCSEERLTDSGIFLLENGQSMFLWLGQASSPDLIQSLFNLPSLAHLQGHMCALPELDNPLSKKVRSIISGLLEKRSNSMKLQIVRQKDKPEMLFRQFLVEDKGLHGGASYMDFLCYVHREIRQLLT; encoded by the exons ATGAGTCAACAGGGTTATGTCGCTGCACCCCCGTACTCTCAGGCCCAGCCAGGGATGGGGGCATATCAAGGTGGATTCGGATCTGGTCCTACGCAGCCCCTCTACGGGCATTATGGGGGCCCACCTCAGGCATTCAGTGCTCCACCTGCAG GTATGATGAAATCATCAGTTGCCCCAGCTGCTAGCATGCCTCTGCCTGCAGGGTCTAGTCAGTACAATCCAAACGTCCAGCAGAATGGCTCTCATCCTCAAAG CTACCCGGCTCCACCAGCTGTATCTGCACCGTATGGACAACCACCACACTCACTATACAACAGCATGGCATCACCTGGCCCGCCTCCAACACAGCAGCTCACCAATCAGATGAGTTCTATGAACTTAGGCAGGCATG TCCAAGGACTGCAGAGCCCTCCTCCTCCAGCAAGCTCTGTTGTTCAGCAGCCTTTCCAGACACCACCTCCTTCAACAATGGCTCCACCACAGATGCCTCCAGGCCTGCAGTCCCCCCACATGTCCCCTCTGATGTCTCCTCCACAGTCACCCCCAGAAAGCATGCCAATGGCAAGCCAGTCGATGGCAGGCACATCAATGGCAGGCATGGGTAGACCGTTCCCTGGGCCACCTCCTCCAGGCCCTGGAGGTTTCCAGCAACCTGGTTTGGGATCTGCTGGTCAGCCAGGATACCCCCAGCAAGCAG GTCAGTTTGGAGGATACATGGCTGGGCCTCAGCAAAACATGCCAGGAGCCTTTCCTGGAGCACAATCTGCAATGGCTGGCCCACCTCAGAAGAAACTGGACCCCGACTCTATCCCTAGCATT ACCCATGTGATCGAGGATGACCAAGTGAAACAAGGAGGACAGGTTTTCACCACAAACATCAGAGGACAGGTTCCACCTCTTGTCACCACTGACTTCACAGTGACAGATCAAG GTAATGCCAGCCCCAGATTCATCCGCTGCACCACCTACTCGCTTCCCTGCACTGCTGATTTGGCCAAGCAGTGCCAAGTGCCCCTTGCTGCCATCATCAAACCCTTTGCCAGTTTGCCAAAGAATGAG ACTCCACTGTATGTTGTGAATCATGGAGATACAGGCCCAGTCCGCTGTAATCGATGCAAGGCGTATATGTGCCCTTACATGCAATTTATTGATGGAGGGCGCCGCTACCAGTGTGGTTTCTGCAACTGTGTCAATGAAG TGCCAGTCTTCTACTTCCAACATCTGGACCACATGGGCCGAAGGGTGGACTTCTATGAGAGGCCCGAACTGTCCCTGGGATCGTATGAGTTTGTAGCCACTCTGGATTACTGTAAG AACAACAAGCCTCCAAATCCTCCTGCCTACATCTTCATGATTGATGTGTCCTATAACAACATTAAGAGTGGCCTGGTAAAGCTGATATGTGATGAGCTGAAGACTCTGCTGGAGAAGCTGCCCAG AGAGGAAGGCATGGAGACCTCAGCAATAAAGGTCGGCTTTGTCACCTACAACAAGGTCCTTCATTTCTACAACGTGAAGAGCGCTTTGGCTCAGCCGCAGATGATGGTGGTGTCAGACACGGCCGAGATGTTCGTCCCGCTGCTCGATGGCTTCCTTGTCAACTACCAGGACTCGAGAGCCGTCATCTACAA CCTCCTGGACCAGATCCCTGACATGTTTGCGGACACCGCAGAGAGCGAAACGGTCTTTGCCCCTGTCATCCAGGCCGGCGTGGAGGCATTTAAG GCAGCAGAATGTAGCGGAAAGCTCTTCATCTTCCAATCGTCCATGCCCACTGCCGAGGCTCCAGGCAAACTGAAGAACAGGGATGATAAAAAGCTGGTGAACACAGACAAGGAGAAG ACCCTGTTCCAGCCTCAGAAAGGTGTTTATGAGCAGCTGTCTAAAGACTGTGTGGCAAGTGGCTGCTGTGTGGATCTCTTCCTCTTCCCCAGCCAGTATACGGACATAGCAACCATGGCTGATGTGCCGTCACACACCGGAGGCTCCGTCTATAAGTACAGCAACTTCCAG ATAGAGACAGATGGGGAGCATTTTCTGAGGGACCTGAGGAAAGATGTACAGAAGAGCATCGGGTTTGATGCCATCATGCGTGTCCGTACTAGCACGG GCTTCAGAGCCACTGACTTCTTTGGCGGCATTTATATGAACAACACCACAGATGTAGAGATGGCAGCGGTGGACTGCGACAACGGCGTGACAGTAGAGTTCAAGCACGACGACACACTGAGCGAGGAGACCGGAGCGCTCATGCAG tgtgCCTTGCTGTACACCACCATCGGCGGGCAGCGGCGTCTCCGCATCCACAACCTGAGTCTGAACTGCAGCTCGCAGTTGTCAGAGCTGTACAAGAGCTGCGAGACGGATTCGCTCATCAACTTCTTTGCCAAATCAG CTTACCGTGCCATATTGAACCAGCCTCTAAAGAATGTGAGGGAGATCCTGGTGAACCAGACGGCTCACATGCTGGCCTGCTACAGGAAGAACTGTGCCAGCCCCTCCGCTGCTAGCCAG CTGATCCTTCCTGATGCCATGAAAGTGTTCCCAGTCTATATGAACAGCCTGATGAAAACTGCCCCCCTGGTGGGCAGCACTGAGCTCTCCACGGACGACAGAGCCCATCAGAGGCTGTCGGTCATGGCCATGGGAGTGGAGGACACCCAGCTGCTGCTCTACCCACGCCTCATCCCTCTG CACAACATAGACGTCAACAGCGAGAAGCCGGCCACTCCTGTGCGCTGCTCTGAGGAGCGTCTCACAGACTCTGGCATCTTCCTGCTGGAGAACGGCCAGTCCATGTTCCTATGGCTGGGCCAAGCAAGCTCACCAGACCTCATCCAGAGCCTGTTCAACCTGCCCTCCCTCGCCCACCTGCAAGGACACATG tgtgCGCTGCCGGAGCTTGACAACCCTTTGTCGAAGAAGGTCCGCTCCATCATCAGTGGCCTTCTTGAAAAGAGGTCAAACTCTATGAAG CTGCAAATTGTGAGGCAGAAAGACAAACCGGAGATGCTGTTCCGTCAGTTCCTGGTGGAGGACAAAGGCTTGCACGGCGGGGCTTCCTACATGGACTTCCTTTGCTACGTTCACCGAGAGATCAGGCAGCTGCTAACCTAA